A portion of the Jaculus jaculus isolate mJacJac1 chromosome 5, mJacJac1.mat.Y.cur, whole genome shotgun sequence genome contains these proteins:
- the Rer1 gene encoding protein RER1, with product MSEGDSVGDSVHGKPSVVYRFFTRLGQIYQSWLDKSTPYTAVRWVVTLGLSFVYMIRVYLLQGWYIVTYALGIYHLNLFIAFLSPKVDPSLMEDSDDGPSLPTKQNEEFRPFIRRLPEFKFWHAATKGILVAMVCTFFEAFNVPVFWPILVMYFIMLFCITMKRQIKHMIKYRYIPFTHGKRRYKGKEDVGKTFAS from the exons ATGTCTGAAGGAGACAGTGTTGGAGACTCTGTCCATGGGAAGCCATCAGTGGTGTACAGATTTTTCACACGGCTTGGACAG ATTTATCAGTCCTGGCTGGACAAATCCACCCCTTACACAGCTGTGCGGTGGGTCGTGACACTGGGCCTGAGTTTTGTCTACATGATTAGAGTTTACTTGTTACAG GGTTGGTACATCGTGACCTACGCCCTGGGAATCTACCACCTAAACCTTTTCATAGCGTTCCTTTCTCCCAAAGTGGATCCTTCCTTGATGGAAGACTCAG ATGATGGCCCTTCATTACCAACCAAACAGAATGAGGAATTTCGTCCCTTCATTCGAAGGCTTCCAGAGTTCAAATTTTG GCACGCGGCTACCAAGGGTATCCTTGTGGCTATGGTCTGTACCTTCTTTGAGGCTTTTAACGTCCCAGTGTTCTGGCCAATCCTGGTGATGTACTTCATCATGCTTTTCTGTATCACAATGAAGAGGCAAATAAAG CACATGATTAAATACCGGTACATACCATTCACACATGGAAAGAGGAGATACAAGGGGAAGGAGGACGTGGGCAAGACATTTGCTAGTTAG
- the Pex10 gene encoding peroxisome biogenesis factor 10, translated as MARASPPEVIRAAQKDEYYLGGLRSAAGSALHSLAGAKKWLEWRKEIELLSDIAYFGLTTIAGYQTLGEEYVGIVQVDPSQRRVPSRLRRSVLVTLHVVLPYLLDKALLPLEQELQADGDSTRPSQGSSVSGRSRSRARRWVRHHTASLTEQQRKALQRAAFVLRQGLTCLHRLHIAWFYIHGTFYHLAKRLAGITYLHTRHLPGEDRRAWTSYKLLGLISLLHLALSMGLQLYSFRQRQRARKEWRLHRNLSHRRSSLDDRAVCRSPLCTLCLEERRHSTATPCGHLFCWECITEWCNTKTECPLCREKFPPQKLVYLRHYR; from the exons ATGGCGCGGGCCAGCCCCCCGGAGGTGATCCGCGCGGCGCAGAAGGACGAGTATTACCTTGGGGGTCTGCGGAGCGCGGCGGGCAGCGCGCTGCACAGCCTGGCTG gtGCGAAGAAATGGCTGGAGTGGAGGAAAGAGATTGAACTGCTCTCAGACATAGCCTACTTTGGCCTCACCACAATTGCAG GCTACCAAACACTTGGCGAGGAATATGTTGGGATCGTCCAAGTGGACCCATCCCAGCGACGTGTGCCCTCCAGGCTTCGCCGCAGTGTGCTGGTCACACTACATGTGGTTCTGCCCTACCTGTTAGACAAGGCTCTGCTGCCCTTGGAGCAGGAACTGCAAGCTGATGGCGACAGCACACGACCCTCACAGGGAAGCTCGGTGTCTGGGCGCAGCCGGTCAAGGGCTCGGCGGTGGGTGCGTCACCACACAGCCTCCTTGACTGAACAGCAGAGGAAGGCACTCCAGCGGGCAGCCTTTGTCCTTCGACAGGGCCTCACCTGCCTCCATCGGCTCCACATTGCCTGGTTTTACATCCATGGTACCTTCTACCATCTGGCCAAGAGGCTGGCAGGAATCACTTAT CTACACACCCGCCACCTGCCTGGAGAGGACCGGAGGGCATGGACAAGCTACAAGCTGCTGGGGCTCATCTCCCTGCTGCACCTGGCACTCTCCATGGGGCTGCAGCTGTACAGCTTCAGGCAGAGGCAGCGCGCCAGGAAGGAATGGAGGCTGCACCGCAACCTGTCCCACCGCAG GAGTTCCCTAGATGATAGAGCTGTTTGCAGAAGCCCTTTGTGTACCCTATGCTTAGAGGAACGTAGGCACTCCACAGCCACACCCTGCGGCCACCTCTTCTGCTGGGAATGCATCACTGAGTGGTGCAACACCAAG ACAGAGTGTCCCCTGTGCAGAGAGAAGTTCCCTCCCCAGAAGTTGGTCTACCTACGGCACTATCGCTGA